The region TTGTAAGGTCATTTGTTCCTGTTCAGTCACAAGACCAATATTACGCGTGACTGCCAATTTATAATATTCTTGACTATCCATCCTATTTACCTTCTCTTCTGAGCACGACAGAAGTGAGCTCTGTTTCTCGTTAAGCAAGCTGTTTTATCAAGACGCTTCGATGTTTAGGCCTTATTCAAAAAGGAAACTCTTGACCTAACTCTCTGTATTCATTACGCAAAAGTAACAAATCTTTATCGTCAAGTGAGTGAATAAAATCGGTACGTTCAGCGAGAAAATAATGAAGTAACTCGGGCGACAATGAATGCCCTTCCCCTTTTTTGCGGTTAAAGCTTTCCGTAAAGAAGAATCGATGCAAATCCGCATCGAACTCACGACCAGAATAAAACTGCTCCGCTTTTTTATTCGCTGCAGCAATGTTTAGACGATGGCCTTGCACCTTATGTATGTAAGCCGCTGAATAAGGAACCAATTCCCCGAGCGGTTCAAACAGACAGATCTTCTGATAAAACCGACAGTGACGCTCGGCGACAGAGCAGCAAAGATCAGTGACTCCTTTCAATTCAGCGAATTGAAACAACAACTTAAAAAGATGCAGAAAGACTTTGTATTTGGTGTATTGAGGATTTAGAGCAAATGAGGTGACTTCAGCAACTCTGCCGCCTTCTGCTCTGATTTTATTGATTTGCTCGCCACAAAACTCCTCCATTGGCAGCCCCATAGGACTGTCAAACACAATCGAAACGGTGCCCACCACATTGGTGGATTCTCTGAAGTTCTGTGGTGTGCCCATCTCCAGTTCTTCATGGAAATTGGCGATAAATATTCTGGTACTCGGCAGCAAATGATACTTGGTAAAACGTATTCCTTTATGAGTATCTTGCTGTAGCCCCGCTTCGACATAGTTATCCCAAACCAAGGTAAAAGCGCGTTCAATCTCCGCTTTATCAACTGCAATTTTATAGGTGACTGCCTGTGTACAAAGCTCGCTATCGCTGCCCTCTTTTGCGATACGCACTTCCTTACGTCTCTCCACTGGCACTGTTCTGCCATTTAATTCAGTGAGTGGGGCCTTTTCTATGATCGCCATATGTTCACCTCCAAACCAGCATTGACAACCGATGATATGAGTTTGGTTTTCCGATGTGATTACCCGAGCTTGTACCAAAAAATAAGCACTAAAACTCATCTCCACTAAGTACGGTAGCGTATATTTTGGAAATAACTGCCTAAAAATAGAAAAGAATAAAATTAATTTACTTAAGTTTTAAATAAAAGAAATATTACATCGTATCGTTTTAAGAAAACGCTAAGCAAGATGATGTAATGGCAGTTAATAAATCATAATCATCTCAATTAATCCAATGTTATTTTATAATAAAATCATAATGTAAAACTTAGGTGTCGGTATTTTTTACACCATCACAAAAACACACTAAAAATATAACCAATGTTATAAGCGTTGATTTTTATTAACTTTTTAACATTGATATAAATTCTTACTGACTAAAGTAAAATTTTAATTAGGTTATATGTCAGGCTATTTTACACTTTACTAAGCATTCTATTATACATGCTATATCTCACCGCCTAATCAGCTGATAAATAACAATATTTTTCTTGGCACTATAAATGCTTATAAGCCTAGGTAACAAACTTAAACGGACAAAGGTAAATTACATGAAAGTATTTCGAACACTGAGTCAGTTGTTAGCAGCCGGTATGCTTATATTTGTATCTAGCCAAGTATATGCAACCGCGTATAGCT is a window of Vibrio porteresiae DSM 19223 DNA encoding:
- a CDS encoding N-acyl amino acid synthase FeeM domain-containing protein; this translates as MAIIEKAPLTELNGRTVPVERRKEVRIAKEGSDSELCTQAVTYKIAVDKAEIERAFTLVWDNYVEAGLQQDTHKGIRFTKYHLLPSTRIFIANFHEELEMGTPQNFRESTNVVGTVSIVFDSPMGLPMEEFCGEQINKIRAEGGRVAEVTSFALNPQYTKYKVFLHLFKLLFQFAELKGVTDLCCSVAERHCRFYQKICLFEPLGELVPYSAAYIHKVQGHRLNIAAANKKAEQFYSGREFDADLHRFFFTESFNRKKGEGHSLSPELLHYFLAERTDFIHSLDDKDLLLLRNEYRELGQEFPF